One genomic window of Aedes aegypti strain LVP_AGWG unplaced genomic scaffold, AaegL5.0 Primary Assembly AGWG_AaegL5_hic_scaff_1961_PBJ_arrow, whole genome shotgun sequence includes the following:
- the LOC5574417 gene encoding cell wall protein DAN4 yields the protein MALAALTQSPLDITTVTEQDNEVSSTVSTLSSVRFRLNEEPTPRTDFQEIKSMKRIPVFSPSAAPSTATEPSTTTTITTTTTTTELPPTAQDETNSVEDIITLENLGDHNENVAIFPTVEIKQLALNPVLPTVKEERLRPIKGIASRIRPDLSNSNIRTEEIFSGTNKRLESLKPYATAEPWHSSTSTSASSTTFIPSTTTREKWTPSAALQGKYLNRFQQTKSRQRPTVAASSDPNPEEQTEQTLPETEAAPILISSERTLMRVPTVRNRLSMKLKIRTSTAAPFSAQPQSTENHQLADIEFHDESENVTKLLESEEPELNIIEKFTSFEDTKSASIPHSSSSSEPSTTEFSEDDLIERINQNTQRSFTDSLEEYFRDVTESNPSLFNDLGPLTLSEDRKEILELMEDRRIGARLAKVLSQRNMTLEELLEHRKRGSSQLHLSEIINGKTRPVEDNMDIVTAFEHFPRFNLGNLRSVQPDDIKLDSQGFSYFTSIISMRPTDETYKEGRSMHHRGDHKFLDWKLQPHQQHPANHKMDGIHFLGNGGSKGGLITPSRMSADAEFDSSHDQPSSSDLLDLELTGHGFNHRHTVTIESASMPLGVKSAIVASSCIVGVSLAVFALIFVVCRWRQRRRNKLNYTENFNMAKGRLPMMHTESLKNEQMQVYTTQQSLHQQLPQQQQQQQHQQYSHHQRQRKDSKVNTMDPNSQEVQDYLWDTMRKPFQ from the coding sequence ATGGCTCTTGCTGCGTTAACACAAAGTCCCCTGGATATTACGACAGTTACCGAACAAGACAACGAAGTTTCTTCCACGGTATCTACATTATCCAGCGTCAGGTTCCGACTGAACGAAGAACCTACTCCACGAACAGATTTCCAAGAAATCAAATCTATGAAGCGGATTCCAGTATTCTCGCCTTCTGCAGCTCCCAGCACAGCAACCGAACCATCAACGACTACAACAATTACCACCACAACTACCACAACGGAGCTTCCACCAACAGCTCAAGACGAAACCAACTCCGTTGAAGACATCATTACACTCGAAAACCTCGGAGACCATAACGAAaatgttgccattttcccaACGGTTGAAATCAAACAGCTTGCTCTTAATCCAGTGCTTCCCACCGTCAAAGAGGAACGACTTCGACCCATCAAAGGAATAGCGTCCCGAATACGCCCAGATCTGAGCAATTCCAATATTCGCACAGAGGAAATCTTCTCCGGCACCAATAAAAGACTAGAATCTCTCAAACCGTACGCCACAGCCGAGCCATGGCACTCATCAACATCCACTTCCGCCTCATCAACCACTTTCATTCCAAGCACTACAACTCGCGAGAAGTGGACTCCCTCAGCCGCCCTTCAAGGAAAATATCTCAACAGGTTCCAGCAAACCAAATCTCGACAACGACCCACGGTAGCCGCGTCCTCCGACCCCAATCCAGAAGAACAAACCGAACAGACTCTTCCCGAAACGGAAGCAGCCCCGATCCTGATATCCTCCGAGCGCACCCTCATGCGAGTCCCCACTGTTCGCAACCGGCTCTCTATGAAGCTCAAAATCCGAACTTCTACGGCGGCACCCTTCTCGGCTCAACCACAGTCCACCGAGAACCACCAACTCGCCGACATAGAATTCCACGACGAGTCCGAGAACGTCACCAAGCTGCTCGAAAGTGAAGAACCCGAGCTGAACATCATCGAAAAGTTCACCTCCTTCGAGGACACCAAGAGCGCCTCAATCCCGCACTCGAGCTCCTCATCCGAACCATCAACCACCGAGTTCAGCGAAGACGACCTCATCGAGCGAATCAACCAGAACACCCAACGATCCTTCACGGACAGCCTCGAGGAATACTTCCGCGACGTCACCGAGAGCAACCCATCGCTGTTCAACGATCTTGGCCCACTCACCCTATCCGAGGATCGCAAAGAAATCCTAGAGCTGATGGAAGACCGACGCATCGGCGCTCGTCTCGCTAAAGTTCTCTCCCAAAGAAACATgactctggaagaactcctagaacATCGCAAACGAGGCTCTAGCCAATTGCACCTCTCGGAAATCATCAACGGCAAAACCAGGCCTGTCGAAGACAACATGGATATCGTCACGGCCTTCGAGCACTTCCCGCGGTTCAACCTGGGCAACCTGCGTAGCGTTCAGCCGGACGACATCAAGCTCGACTCTCAGGGCTTCAGCTACTTCACGTCCATCATCAGCATGCGACCCACGGACGAAACCTACAAGGAGGGTCGTTCGATGCATCACCGAGGTGATCACAAGTTTCTCGATTGGAAACTGCAACCACACCAGCAGCACCCAGCCAATCACAAAATGGACGGGATCCATTTTTTAGGTAACGGCGGATCGAAGGGTGGGCTGATAACCCCTTCGAGAATGTCCGCCGACGCCGAGTTCGACAGCAGCCACGACCAACCCAGTAGTAGCGATCTGCTCGATCTGGAACTGACCGGCCACGGGTTCAACCACCGGCACACGGTAACCATCGAGAGCGCCTCGATGCCGCTGGGCGTCAAGTCGGCGATCGTGGCCAGCTCGTGTATTGTCGGCGTATCGCTGGCCGTGTTTGCGTTGATCTTCGTCGTGTGCCGATGGCGCCAGCGGCGAAGAAACAAACTCAACTACACGGAGAACTTCAACATGGCCAAGGGCCGGCTGCCAATGATGCACACCGAGAGTCTGAAGAACGAGCAGATGCAGGTGTACACGACTCAGCAGTCGCTGCATCAACAGCTTccgcaacaacagcagcagcagcaacatcaACAGTATTCACATCATCAGCGTCAACGGAAGGACAGTAAGGTCAACACGATGGATCCCAACTCGCAGGAGGTGCAGGACTACCTGTGGGACACGATGCGCAAACCGTTCCAGTAG